GGCCATCAGGAAGGCGATGAGAGCCTCACAGTGAGGCCACCACAGCTTCATGCTCCACTCCAACTGGTCAAAGACACGAGCAGGGTCAGATATCTGATATGACAATATCTACCTACACCTTCATGTTTATATACGATTGATTCACCTGTGTGGGGCAGTGACCATCTACGTCCAGGAAGTAGAAGAGACCTCCATGCTCTTTGTCCCAGCCGTACTGATAAGGGAGCTCCACAAACTTATCAATGGCTGTCCTCTGGAGCTCCTCATCTCCCCGCTCTGCACTGAACTGAAGCAGGAACCAGCCTGCTTCCAGGGCATGGCCTGAGTCAGCACGGGTCAGCATGTGGAAAGGAACcagagaaaaatggaaaatgctGAGGCAagcaacaaagaaaaggaaaagagctCGACCTAAGCTTCCCCATGGACACACTGTGCTCGCTGTCATCTGTTTACCTGGGTTCTGCAGTCGGCCCTGGCAACCCGGCAGCTCTGCTCCCTCCAGTGACACATTCTCTAAGATAGCTGTGCCGTCTCTCTGCGCCAAGtcacaggaggagaaggaggaagttTTATATTCTGCAGATTAAATAACTTGCACTAATCAGAGTGAAACTGTAACTTCTGGATTCTGTAAAACTCCATCCAAACATTAGTCATAAAATGAATGACTCAACATCCAGCCCTACAACATAACTTCACGCAAcagtatgttgtgtgtttgtttaaaccCTGTAACTAGAGCTCAGAAAATACTTGCACTGTAAAATCGCGCTGAACTTAATGTAGTACTTCCATGCTGCTTCCATGCTAATTTGTTAATGCACCAAATACACAATATCACATTAACCTGCTGTTTAGGTTATTGTGATATTGTGTTGAATTGTGTATTGTGACATCTCTGATGGAGGAACCGAAGACAAGTTTCCACACTGTGGACAATAACGCTTTCTTATTCATATTGAAAAGATATTGCATGtgattagggatgggaatcgagaaccggttcttgttgagaacttctggttcttgttgagaaccggttccgtgtgtttcaattccatggaatcgtttggcagtttatctaacgattctcttatcaattccagaaagTACGAATTACGTtgcgtaacttccgcaagaagaCAAATTAGCCCTGTGAGTACTTCCTCAAGTCGAGCACCAGCTGTTTTACAAAGACGTACAAATGAACTTTGCAGTGTTACATTCTGACATGAGTGGAACCGAACTGCTGTGAATTCAAGCTGACTGAAAGTGAGACAAGATACAAGACAAGATTCTGAGCttttgtttgagtttctgtGGAATATTCTTCCCAATATTGATGCTGCATTATACAACAAGTTGGTCTGACTtgtcaactagacatttagaacGACCCATCACTAAATATATTACTCCgccatctccacattgtcacatcctgaaaatatagaacatgtaaacaaatactggaagtcaactttaataaagtaatgcATCTGAATTTCAGGCAGAAATGGcaagcaaagaaatgtttgttttgagagcaaattgccccaaaacatgaatatcttttgattctatattttatttaagttagtaattgttgtataatcgcaaTATTACACTCAAGGGTGagctttaacttattattggcATGGAAGTGCCTCAGTGACTGcatcactgtcgtgccaataatgacattaaagcacaccctcttgTGTGATATTGCTTAAGTATAACATGACTCCACCGAATCACTTCATGAAGCGTAGTAACAAAGAACCTTCTGGTAACTGGTGGTCGTGTTCTATGTGTCCAGTCCGTACCTGAATGTGTTGGAGAATCTGCTGTACACACCAGCTGCCCAGCTCTCTATACTTCTGAACCACCTCCTGCCCGCGACCTTCAGTTAGCTGTTGCACCAGACACAACAGCATCATGGGAACTGCCATGCCGTTGGTGGGAACGTCTCCGGGAAGCTGGGGCCGACCGAGGCCTGAAGAGTCCTTCTGGACCCAGAAGATCAGCTGCTCCATCATCTGTTCAGCCTCCAActggaaacacagcagagcagaagaCAGCTTGTCAGAGTGACAGCGTTATTATGTGAGAATGAAGCATGTTCAGGCATGTTTGACCAGAAGTGAAACCTTTCACATTACTTGATAAACTCGAATATCTTCATActttctcatgttttcttttttagagGAGGCTCTAAAATGTGTACTATATTTGTTCTTACTGCATTGTAAAGTGACTACCATAATATGATTTttgtattataaataaataacaaaattatAACTAAAACTACAGTCAAATCCAAGTTTAGTAGATTTCTGGCAGGTTTCACTTCAACAAAGTCCATATAAATGTGTATTCTGAGTTtctcagaccaaagaagaaagtgttattaaacaccaagccaaatctgaatgattaaaaacatcaacaagtttatgaaattaggtgtcaaaatcaggtaaaaatgaattatcagctccaggactgtgggggcgtgtcctctgaatgtgctgaagccaagTCAGGGAGCAGTCACAAACGTGTCAAATGAGCTCGgaaaatgacacgactaactttgaaacactctgagcaagatgaatccatctctatctctctgcaaAAGGTGCAgaggtatgctcagggtggcctcagcgtgtcatcgagccaccctttaaggaccgcccacaaaatcatggactgaaaactggtgaaaaactgttttattagcTCTGTTTGTGGGAaggtttcatcctctgggaaatCTGTATTTCATGGACAtccacacatttgtttcagAGAATCTGAAGTGAGAGTGGAAAATCTGGTCTGAAGATTAGCAGTGTCACTTGAGGCTTGAGTGGACCAAAAAATCTGGTTTTAATAACATCTTTACCTGCATGTCCTTGTCACCAGTCACCCTGCTCAGTTCATCCATGGCCATGATGTAGAAACACTCACTGAATATGGTCCTCTGAACTTTGACTGCTTTACCATCTCTTGTTAAACAAAAGGCACATTTCCACTGTCCACTGCTGCTGGAGACACGGGCAAATTTTCTCAGGAATGCTCCTCCTAAAACAGACAATATAACATGAGTAGATATGTCATGTAGACTACAAGTTGTAGCAGTGGAGGACAGTAACGAAGTAAATTTACTTGCGTAAGTTGACattcagttcatgttttttatacaATTCATATCAAAGTCCAAGGTAGGGGTtaggtgtgtgggtgtgtgcgcaTTACTGAGGTGCAGCTGTCTTTGATGTGGGTTATCCGGCTCATTATCGGCTGCGAATGATGCATGATATAAGTATGTGTTCAAATGTAACTACAATATGTAGAAATGTCATTTGTTGATGAATGCAGCTGAGTGCGTGTTCTGAGTGCTTCTtgcctttatttgtttttttttttagctataAACATGTCTGTAGCAGAATGGCATCAGTGTattgtataatgacaataaagctaCTTTCCTTTCCTGTATTTCCtgagatatatttttaatacttttactattttttaagcaaatactttattactttacttaagtaatatTTTGACTAAGCTACTTTTACTTGTATTCTACTAGTAATATTTGACAAGgagtatctgtacttttactcaagtagtgAAGTTGTGTACACTGACTACAAGGCCCTTGTACTGTAAACGTGAATACATAACATTACTGGCCATTACTGGTTGTCAGTCACGCATACAGTATGTAACATGTAAATGTCACCACCCACGCTTCAAATAATCTGAACGTTCCCTTTAAATTTGTGGTGGTCAAGCTAAAGCGTGGTTCTTTTTTTAGTTGCTGTAAAAGGGAACATTTTGTAGATCCAAAGTTTCCACATGTTGTGCACTTTACTGGGCCTCGAGCAAACACCATCACGACTGTCATTAACCACCTAAGTGCACAAGAGAATAGCTCACTGTCGCTGCACCATCTGTGTCACAGGTCTACCCGTGTATGCGTGaaactcacacaaacatacgGTTCAATAAGCTCCAGCTCATCGTCTGAAGAtcagacatgacatgacaatgttaacatgctgatcttagcatttagctcaaagcaccactgtgcctaaGTGCAGCTATAGCCCCTTTCAAGCATGCAACCCTTCACATTAATCGAATTAATTGCAATTAGTAAAAGTCTTTCCTTACAATCATAGCTTTTTAAACTCACTTCCCTTGCTCTGTAAAGTCACCGGTGTCTGAATGCTAAATGTCATCACATTAACAGATAGATAAAAGGCAGCAAGGTTACATATTCCATGGCTAAATTATAGAATGTGGTTGATAACAATGGATCAAGGTCTCCAGTTGCACTGTGAGAACGGATATGATAATCCAAACACACCAGCTTTTGCTGCTTCAAGGATTTCAGGCTTGTGGAAGCGGTCCATGGATCGGTACAGGCGACAATACATCCACACCTGATGACAGAAACAAGGCAGACGTTTTCACATAGCATCTGAAGATTTCACACAGTGGAATACTTCTTCAACACAAACAGTATCAGTACAGTGCATCACCTGTCTGCCCTGCAGCCAGACATACTTCAGCTCATCATAAACCTTCCCGTCCTTCCCAATACAAGTGAAGAAGCctctgaaacaggaagcagattCATGACCATGATGAGGATACAGACAGCCTGCGCACTACAGCTGTACACAGCTGCTAATGAGTTGATAGTATTTGTAAAAAAAGCGTATAAGTGTCACTGCAGTACCCATGCACAGTGTCGTGAGAGTATTTGAGCCAGAAGTCCACCACGTTGTCCAGTTCTGTGCGAATGCGCTCTCGACACTCCTCCAGCTTCACTGCAGACATGGTACCTTTAAAAAGATGGTGTAATTATCCAAGGGCTTCAcctcaatgaatgaatgaatgaaaattcaGCCAATTACATAAAAGAGCAAAGGAAAGGGAAGCTAACATTTCTATTCTAGAGAAAACATGGCTTCAAGTATGGAAGACCCAGTCTATTTCTAATTATTCATCTCACTGATTATGATGTAACCAGACCTCATTTGTTCTGTtcacacaaaaactgaaaagaaatttcaaaaagtattttaaaaaatccatgtATCACTTCTCCTTGTTTACTTTTGCCTTACTTACACAAATTCACGTCATGGGACACAAATCAAGTCAACCCAGATAAATGTGGTGTAATATTTATAAGGTAAGTGCtcttgtgaaataataaatgtcagtatggagaagttattttattttatcttaaaatGGTGTATCGGctttgttgtgtgtgggtgtgtttagtTTGAGATGGGATCGATACTGTAGCTTCTGTATATCACGTGTGAGGACAGTTGTGAGGAGGCTTTTACAGCGAGGTGACTCAGGAGCAGCCGTTTACTGGATTTAAACCTGAGCTGTGCTTTATTAGTAGTTCCACTTCCTCTCATGCCTTTGTGTTAAGAGACAGCATATGTTGCACAGAGCAGAGGGGAATGGAGGATGGGTAGGAGAGGAGCCAGGCGTTAGACTGGAATTGTAGTCGTGCAGGTGATTCACAATAATGATCTTCTGAACAGGAAAATTGGGCATTAAGCTGTGGCTGTATCTGTAACCTCTGCTGATGATCTGAAACAGGCTTCTGGCTGGATCTGTGCATGAgcagaaaaaaactgaacacagaGTGATGctaagatttgtttttcttaaagtCTCATCTcatttgaaacactgacttcaGAGATGTCCTCTCAGATGATGTGTGTGGAAGGAAATTTATTCCAGTAGAAATCAGTTTAATTCCTGATCTAGAGGTCCTGAATGTACATTTCTTTAACCAGCTCTGCATTAGGATGGTGAAAGAAATCTACGCTGACATTATCCGAATATCCTGAACTAACCAAACCAAAACCATCTGCACGGatagacaacacacacacacacacacacacacacgtttacatAAATTATGGCACTTACATTTCACTCCACTACATTCATTTAACTACTTTGAGAATGATTACActctaaaaacaacacatgatcAGTtctaatatatttaattaaaatattaaaagtagcTTCAGCACTAGTGCTCTTATTTTAATGCACAATTagcaataattaattaaatatccTGTATTATAAAAAGAATGCAGATCATTCTGACTTCTGATGATGAGAATATTTCTGTTCATGCATGCAGAACTTTTACTGAGAATAATAAACCAATCATATTTGACTGAAGAACAGCACTGGAAGTCCAGCAGCTGTTAATAAGTGGCACTTATTAAACTTTAATGCtgatcacacacagacatgttgtcCTCTAGTCTTAAAagccacagtttgtttttaaactctAATCCAACAGTAAAGAAGTCATTCCTTCTTCTTTGGTTCTGATCCgtgctgacagcagcagcctgtgatGATGCATCATCAGTGATCCGGTTTAACAGAACCGGGTCTGCAAATGAAACCGATCTTACCTTGAGATCCAGACACGACTCAGACGGTGAAGACAGCTCTGTGCAGCAGTGATCCTCAGTCTGTCTgcgtatctgtgtgtgtgtgtgtgtgtgtgtgtgtgtgtgtgtgtgtgtgtgttgctcagcTGTCATGTGACcagagcctgctgctgctcctcgcGTGGTTCTGGATGAGGAAGTGGAAATCTGCGGTTCTCAGCGAATCTTAAACACGGACAGCTCAGACTGAAGACAGCTCAGACTGTCACAGTTAAATAATGGGATTTGAACATGTGGCATAAAACTCAGATGACTTTATTGTTTTGGAGATGCAGGAAGTGACGTGCGCGTCAGGTGTTGTTGTGTAACAGTgttaaagagaaacacagaaacatcctgacacaaacactcactgttctgtgttttaatatcagCAGGTGTTGTGGGTAACGCGTTACAAAGTAACTCTAGCGTTAGTgagtactctaattactttttttcgTGTAACGCGTAACGTAACGCGTTAGTTTCGTGTgttaagtaatcagtaacttatgttattttatttttttaaagtaatccGTTACTTTAAGAATTTCTCCGGttaaggagaaactacagccTGCTGTTTGTCAGACAGTACCGTGCCACCTGCGGGTGCGTCAGCAGAGGCGCAGCGCTGTGATGATGCGTCTGCGCCCCTGGGAGTCTTGTTCTTATTCCTGAGAGAAATCGACTGTCGTTTGGAAAATCTTCTTCTGCTACGTTTTAATCACTGCTTTGAAGAGTGAAATGTAAGTGGACGATGGTAAAGTGAGTTTAGGCCTGTGACACTTGAATAGTATTTTCATAGTTCGGCTATTTGTCATTTGCCAGTGAGTGATGTTATTGTGCGTGTTATAAGGGctgttatcatttttgtttgacatagaGACTGCTGTTCAAATTTCTGTTAGATCGTTGACTGGTCGTTAATTTCTAAATGGATCTGAATCTGCTACAGAGTTTCCTacggaagcgtattgcattcacttgaaaaaaaaaaaattagacaccttATCTCGTAATCTCgtttatctcgtaattacgagataaggaaaggtgcctcattggccactacactttggtaaagttagaaagatattggcactattggatcaataactcttaattgaaacgttgttaaaacacaaaacacacatattttcaaccgcagtaagacagacaaccagctacaacctaatgttcatcaaaacgagctacaacctaatgttcatcacaacgagctgcaacctaatgttcatcaaaacgagctacaacctaatgttcatcacaacgagccaTCCActccaacaacattagtgtttaatattcctaataaaaattcccagaaattatgaaaagtcctagtaaacactaatgttgttggggtggctccgaggatggctcgttgtgatgaacgttaggttgtatCTCGTTGTCTATCTTACTGGCCTGGCCTGGACCAGCCTTTCAAGGGTCGTTTCAGCTTCACCGTGGGGCTCTTAGGCCACACTGTCTTCTTCCACCACTTCTGCCCTATTCTCATCTGTATCTTGATAGCTGTACTGTcagatatgaaatatgaaaagacACTCCCACATGCTCGAGCTcgagctacacacacacacacacacacacacacacacacacacacacacaccacccacacacacacagacacgcatgTTCTCTGGCTGGGCTGCCATGGACTGCCCGACCCGACCAGACGCGCTGGTTCGTGGCCGAGAATATGACATGGTGAGGCCGGACTGGGCGTCgggctgcttctgcttctttcttttctttcttgcttttctttctttgttttctttttttttcagaccgAGAATTCATGCTCGTCACTAGCATTTTAGTCACTCCTCTGCCTCATAGACGTAGAGAAATGTAAAACACAATAACGTCACGCGTCAACTCGCACTGATTTCCACCTTATTTCATATTACACCTGGTGCTGGGAGGTTACAGAGCAGAACTTACTGCACCCTTTTGTTCAAAATGAGTACTTTGCACAAAACAAACGAAGATTAGCTCCTACAGGTTTCTCCACCAAGTAATAAGTCATGTTGTGTTAGGGGAtcaaataatattatatatatatatatatatatatataatatataattatttgtattatgttttttatttgtcagtggGCAAATTTagcaaaaatcacaaaattgGCAAGGGCTCAAATAGTTATTTCCCCCACTGTATCCTGTATATTCACACAGGCTCATTCAATGCATTAATGTAAATCATAATATAAACAGAGGGAGATTAACAGGGTTTTTGTATCTACAGAGGAACAGGTCCTCTTCTACAGAGTCTACCGTGTTCAACTGAAATGTAGCCCAGGGCAGACAAACCAAATGCTGGCTttaagaagaaggagaagaagttgCAGGAATGAGTTGGATTCAGCCTCTTTGCTGCTAGATGCCATCAAATCCACACATACCACTCCTTTAAAATCAGTTCTGGACTGCATTGCAGATGTGGACTCCAGTCCTGTGAGGAttctcactgctgtgttttagttattttagagggaggaaataaaagcatgaacTATAATCTCAAAATCTTTAATGGACAgtaatgattttaattttgtaaatGAACTAAGATGCTAGATGTTCATGCTAACAGCTGAGTTGATTTCAGTTTCAAATCATAAACCAGAATCAAAGACTGACAATATAGAAAATGGAGACATTCAATACAGACAAACCAAAGGGATTTCAGACAGAATCAGGAATGCCCCAACACATTTAAGGCCAGATGAGCGTAACACATTTTGTGCTCACTTTGACAGCAGTCAGCTGCCCTCCATGCCACCGGCTGCTGTCGGTGTCCACAGTGGATGTGAGAAATAAAGAACCAGAATCACACAAGAAGCTTTCTGATCAAGTTATTTTAAATAAGTGTTTTATTACTGATTCTTTAATTTTCATAAAAGTCTTTGGCAGGAAATGTTGTGAACGATGGTCAGAGGTATGAAGAGTTCCTACCAACCAGTAGATGGCAGCATTGACTGGTCCACTAAAGCATTCACACTTCCTGCTCTACCTGTCTGTTCATTATAAAGGACATTTCACAAtaggatgaaataaaatatgaagtgtGAAATAAGCAGGTGTGAGTgatgtggtgttttatttctgcataaTGAAATCAcagttagaaataaaaataatattgctCCTTCagctcaaggtgtttactgCTTGTCTTGTGTTGGAACAggtcacacagagaaaaaactgAACTCAAAGGGTTAATCTGCTCATATCCAGACAATGTGTATGTGTCTtgataaatcagatttttacatttgaGGGACACATAGACAGATGTAcacactaactaactaacacacacagcacagcaccacttttctttcccttcctggtaaatgtgtgtgttgcataGGTGCTAAGCAGACTACGTGCTGGCAACAATGCTGACTCACCTGATGCTGTAAGACTGACACCATCTTCAGTCATGTGAAGACTTGTGTCAGGCAGTGTACAAGCGCTGTTGAAAGCCTCATTGGGCCTAGACATGTTCCTTGGGGCACTTTTCAAAATCAGGTTTTTGTCAGGCTGATTTTATTCTTAACATTGTTCTCTTACTGTccacctgccacacacacatgcacacgtgcacacacacacacacacacacacacacacacacacacactcaagagaGGCTGATGTGTTCGTGTGAGTCTCCTTCAGTTAGACTATCAACTTAAGGACGAACAGGGACCGGTGCCATGAGTGCTTTGCACACGTCTGTCCAGGGTTTTGCCTCTCAGGTTACACACAGTCCATTCTGCCCTACCTGAATCATCAGACGCTTCCTATCACCCACTGATCTAGAAAGAGTCATTCATACACTATTATCATCCAGGCTGGATTACTGTAACTAACTCTCTCAGGCGACCATTTCCCGTTAATGGTTCATTTTAAACGCAGCAGCCCTGACCCCCATTCTGGCATCGTTATACCGGCTTCCCACTCACTTTAGGATCAAATTCAAATCCTTTCACAATCGCCCCTGGATATATCTCAGAGCTTCTCACCCCCTACAGAACCACCAGACTCTGCAGACCGTGGCATGTTGCATCCCACACACCCAGGGATAGGAAGTTTTCAGTAGTGGGTCAGCTTTGGAATAGTCTCCCAGAAGCCATTAGAGTCCATTAGAGTGTTGATGCTTTGCTTCAGACCCACTTTTATTCTCTGGCTTATTagttttttatctgtgtgtctgtcttcctgGAGCACAAAACGTCTGCTTTTAACgttatataaatgtaataaactTGAAACTATACCTTACTGGTGAAGGTGGGACTGTATGTAGCCTGAAAGGAATACCTACAGACACTACTCAGGgcaaaaaactgcatttaagAATAGAAGACAAATCAAAAATTGGATCAGTAGAGCACAGAGTCTGGAATACACGATCTATCAGGAGATGGTAGAAACCAAAAACAGACctaaaggagagtgaatatttattatttttaaatgtctaaacCGATTGTGGCTCCCTTCTCATCCCATTTCTGGTGACGGCTCAAAGGTCAGCTAAGGAGTCTTGGTCCCTGCCAGAAATGAAGTCCAACTTCAGTGCCAATCTGTCAGAATGTATCAGTCTTCAAAAAGCACATGGGATTGATCAAAGTTGGCTGCAGATGAGCTTTATtatcttcacagacaaacaaagcccTCCTGTGATACAACAATAGCATATGTCCTgcccatttttcatttttcatcagacACGATGTAATGGTGTAAAACTTTGCCAGGTTGTTCCTGTCAAAACTTGGGGACTTGGGGACAAAACTTGGTGTCTGATTTGAGGTAAAATCTCCCCAGGCATTTGCTCACACCTGTGCCATGCAACTATAACCCCACACACCATGCAGTAGCAGGCTAcgccttttcctttttctttaccTTCTTCAAAGATTACACCATTAAAGTCCAGCTTGTTTTAGATCATAGATGTTtcttactgtatttttttaaaaacttgaaagtgttttaataaataCCATAACAATCAACAAAAAGGTGTTGTAACAATCATTACATACTACTTGGGTGTAGCACGGCTCTTTAAACCTTGATTTATACACGTTTTATCTTGATTATACACTTTTCACACATTATTCTACATCTCACACTCTAAATCAACTTTAACTATTACCATGGTTACACGTGATTTTATACTACACTACTTATTGGAATATTAGCAGATATAGCAGTTACAAGAGTATAGCACAAAATTCTTGGCCCTGTGCTCAGCCATGCTCCACACTCCCCTCCACAAATCATAAGCTATATATGGGTGATGATAGGCACAACCAGTCCCCCTGCTCATCACATACTCAGTGGTTGTAGTAGTTGAGGTGTTGGTATTGCAGTAATATTGTGATATTGACTCAACAGAGGAAAATCCTTTCTTACATGTTCCCTCTCTTCAGTGACACACTAAAGAGTTGAGACATGTTGACTTGGCCAACAACCCAACCTGACACTCAGTTGTTAAACAGACCCAGAAGAGGACAGACGGTGAGTccttttgatttttctcttcattttatCTCATGAATGAATGTTCTGATCGACTGGCCGGTGACTCTTGATAAGTGTCCAGTACCGTTGGTCTGTGTACCTGTTGGTGATGGAGCATCTCTTTTTCTTCAGATCAGTGTAGCCTGTTATCTGTCAAAATGGCCGGGAACTTCGCAGGAAACTGTTTATGTAACTTGCTTAGTGCAAGTATGTTTATGGCCGGTAAGTACCTGCAAAAAAAGACTAAGCAAGCAATGTGAACAACTGGATTTATTAACACGAAATATGAACCTTCTCTATATTCTCCTCCAGGCTGCACCATTCTGCTCGTCACAGCTTTCCCAATTGCTCAGATTACTTTAGGTAAGTGATCCACAGACGTGACTTTTCTGTTCATTCATGAAATCATTCGATCACTTTTTCAAACCTTGAAGCTTACAGGCTTAAGACCTTAAACAGTGTCTGAAGTGGTAAACGTTTTAAAATacctcctccagctctttacatttcaatatttttattaaaatgaacacatttattgacattttgacttgtaaGACAGAAAACATCTACATGTCACATCAAGGTTCACTAAAATTGTTCACACTGTCTGGTACACAGCTGGCAAAAGCTGGACTTTAATTGTCCATTCCACAAATACAAATGCTGTTCAGGTCATGTGCTTCTACTCTTGAATAGAAGTGTTGAGATGATGACGAATCCTAAGCGTGAACTGACAGTGTTGGATCAGATTACTTTGAAGTTACTGAATACAAACGACACAGCAATTTCTGTAATTAGTAATACAATCCAATCTGATTACTTTTGGATTACTTCAGAATCAAATATAGCTAAATAATACATTACACTAACATAGATATAACgtgtatattatattaatatagtAAGACAGCCACGAAACATCCACAAGTTCTACAAATCTATTTTTTCCCTAAAtgtctcaaaacattttcaatgcaaAAAGAATGACTCAGCATTTAcagttgtttcttcttctgtcatgtCAGACATGTTTATATGAGTTATTtgagtgatgatgatgtaataAGTGTGGAAATTTTAGAACtgccatattttaaaaagcGTTCACCCCTGTGGACGAATTCACAGTGAATCAGTATCTGTTAGCAGTGGAGCTCCTCATCAGCTCAGCTGTGATCACAATCTCATAAGTCCATTGTAAATAATAGACCTGCTGAGCTGTGCAGTAATGTGAAGGCTAGTTTTGTAATGACTGCATTAAACttagcatagtgggttaagcggccgccccgtgtgtggaggctacagtcttcgctgcagctggccccggttcgaatcccgcatcggacggccatttactgcgtgtcactccccctctctttgcttcctgtctatctccTGTCTAAACTTGAACATGTACAGTGTCA
The sequence above is drawn from the Larimichthys crocea isolate SSNF chromosome XV, L_crocea_2.0, whole genome shotgun sequence genome and encodes:
- the renbp gene encoding N-acylglucosamine 2-epimerase, with amino-acid sequence MSAVKLEECRERIRTELDNVVDFWLKYSHDTVHGGFFTCIGKDGKVYDELKYVWLQGRQVWMYCRLYRSMDRFHKPEILEAAKAGGAFLRKFARVSSSSGQWKCAFCLTRDGKAVKVQRTIFSECFYIMAMDELSRVTGDKDMQLEAEQMMEQLIFWVQKDSSGLGRPQLPGDVPTNGMAVPMMLLCLVQQLTEGRGQEVVQKYRELGSWCVQQILQHIQRDGTAILENVSLEGAELPGCQGRLQNPGHALEAGWFLLQFSAERGDEELQRTAIDKFVELPYQYGWDKEHGGLFYFLDVDGHCPTQLEWSMKLWWPHCEALIAFLMAYSQTKRPELLERFSQVYEYIFSHFSDAENGEWFGYLTQEGKVALDFKGGPFKGFFHVPRCLYMCERILDDLLENKD